One window from the genome of Pseudanabaena yagii GIHE-NHR1 encodes:
- a CDS encoding phycobiliprotein lyase, protein MNALEFFQKSAGKWRSQRTTHHLAFRRAERGGSEILVNPLNADDPKVIEICQMHAIEPTNAIGGAYVKWDGTMAWDKDDGETHSGETVFALVPDDETGRKGKLLREVGYAEVMPVIGRYEIDDEEALVLITDYPSMSSYERFWFPAPNVRVRASTVQRFGGFSQATFCTEELISEDKVEVAASATSQPAIASVFGW, encoded by the coding sequence ATGAACGCATTAGAATTTTTTCAAAAGAGCGCAGGCAAATGGCGATCGCAACGTACGACCCATCACCTTGCCTTCCGTCGTGCTGAGCGAGGTGGCTCCGAAATTTTGGTTAATCCCTTAAATGCCGACGATCCTAAGGTCATCGAAATTTGCCAAATGCACGCAATTGAACCCACTAATGCGATCGGTGGAGCCTATGTGAAATGGGATGGCACGATGGCATGGGATAAAGATGATGGGGAAACCCACTCAGGGGAAACAGTATTTGCCCTTGTCCCAGATGATGAGACAGGTCGCAAAGGCAAGCTGTTACGGGAAGTGGGCTATGCAGAAGTAATGCCTGTAATTGGTCGTTACGAAATTGATGACGAAGAAGCACTCGTACTCATTACTGATTATCCATCGATGAGTTCCTATGAGCGTTTCTGGTTCCCTGCACCCAATGTAAGGGTACGGGCTAGCACGGTGCAACGCTTTGGTGGATTTAGTCAAGCGACTTTCTGTACCGAAGAGCTAATTAGTGAAGATAAAGTTGAGGTTGCAGCAAGTGCTACTTCTCAACCAGCGATCGCTTCAGTTTTTGGTTGGTAA
- a CDS encoding amino acid ABC transporter substrate-binding protein, producing MDHQFRSRRQDFRHFWKNLWLRILSNKMSKQFWQRPIAWLITGLCLLLCLFTLAACEPVPTPDQVNGNSAGNRDYLKTVLKRGKLNCGVSGELPGFSFVNKEGKYSGLDVDICRAIAAALFDNPDAVQFRNLNAKERFTALQSGEVDVLSRNTTWTLSRDTSSRLSFMPVVFYDGQGLMVRKDSNIKEIGDLKDADICAQTGTTTEQNLADQMRKRNISYKPVVYEEVNATFNAYQSGRCKAITADRSALVVRRTRLADPENHLVLDFVISKEPLAPAVSDGDSKWSDIVKWIIFSAIEAEDLDISSANLATQLQSKNAEVRRFLGVDGSLGKDMGISNDFAVKVIKHVGNYAEIYDRNLGKDSAFKLPRGQNELWRNGGLMYAPPFR from the coding sequence GTCCGATCGCTTGGTTGATCACAGGATTATGTCTATTGTTGTGTTTATTTACTCTCGCCGCCTGTGAGCCAGTCCCCACTCCCGATCAAGTCAATGGAAACAGTGCTGGAAATCGCGACTACCTCAAAACTGTGTTGAAACGAGGCAAATTAAATTGCGGAGTTAGTGGTGAGTTACCCGGATTTAGCTTTGTTAATAAAGAGGGCAAATATTCGGGGTTAGATGTTGATATTTGTCGGGCGATCGCTGCCGCACTATTTGACAATCCCGATGCAGTGCAGTTCCGTAATCTCAATGCGAAGGAACGCTTCACAGCTTTGCAGTCGGGGGAAGTGGATGTGCTGAGTCGCAATACCACATGGACATTGAGCCGTGATACGAGTTCGCGCCTATCGTTTATGCCCGTAGTTTTTTATGATGGGCAGGGGCTAATGGTTCGCAAAGATAGCAATATTAAGGAGATCGGTGATCTTAAAGATGCTGATATTTGCGCTCAAACAGGGACAACTACTGAGCAGAACCTCGCTGATCAAATGCGTAAGCGCAACATTTCCTATAAGCCTGTGGTATATGAAGAGGTCAACGCCACCTTTAATGCTTACCAATCAGGACGCTGTAAGGCAATTACCGCCGATCGCTCAGCTTTAGTAGTACGCCGTACTCGTCTCGCCGATCCTGAGAATCATCTAGTTTTAGATTTTGTAATTTCTAAGGAACCACTTGCGCCAGCCGTTAGTGATGGCGACTCGAAATGGTCAGATATTGTGAAATGGATTATTTTTTCAGCGATCGAGGCAGAGGATTTAGATATTTCTTCAGCCAATTTAGCCACTCAATTACAAAGTAAAAATGCGGAAGTGCGCCGATTTTTGGGTGTGGATGGCAGCCTTGGCAAGGATATGGGTATTAGTAATGACTTTGCGGTAAAAGTGATCAAGCATGTAGGTAACTATGCCGAAATCTACGATCGCAATCTTGGTAAAGACAGTGCCTTTAAATTACCGCGAGGACAAAATGAACTCTGGCGAAATGGTGGTTTAATGTACGCTCCACCATTTCGCTAA